In Nicotiana tabacum cultivar K326 chromosome 17, ASM71507v2, whole genome shotgun sequence, one DNA window encodes the following:
- the LOC142172034 gene encoding uncharacterized protein LOC142172034 translates to MVQIEKYINEPHRVRVKCMVSKCGCLLEPSKDGRSNNFKVKKYNPVHKCYTTKKNKFCNSRYLAKIYKRRITSQLGMKVWELKKLIKQELDLYVGRSTAHRARAKILKEIIGDMHREFKILYDYRDMILQTNLGSTCVMKAEDQGDGKLVFSKLYVFLRAMKMGWLEGCRCIISLDGCFLKGVCKGQLLVVVSKDENNQIFSIAWTVVEVENIFNWTWFLKYLTEDLGLEDGCVLGTSLQIGQKSGEDWRGEIVSGDVQELLVLQN, encoded by the exons ATGGTGCAGATTGAGAAGTACATAAATGAGCCACATAGGGTGAGGGTTAAATGTATGGTATCTAAATGTGGATGTCTTCTAGAACCTAGCAAAGATGGCAGATCCAATAATTTTAAGGTGAAAAAATACAATCCAGTGCACAAGTGTTATACAACCAAAAAGAACAAGTTTTGTAATTCAAGATATCTTGCAAAAATATACAAGAGAAGAATTACATCACAACTAGGTATGAAAGTTTGGGAATTGAAAAAATTGATAAAGCAAGAACTGGACCTATATGTAGGGAGATCAACTGCCCATAGGGCTAGAGCTAAGATATTGAAAGAAATCATTGGTGATATGCATCGAGAGTTCAAAATACTCTATGACTATAGAGATATGATTTTGCAGACCAATCTTGGGAGTACATGTGTGATGAAAGCAGAAGATCAAGGTGATGGAAAACTGGTATTTTCTAAACTCTATGTTTTTTTACGTGCCATGAAAATGGGCTGGCTGGAAGGATGCAGATGCATTATTAGCCTTGATGGATGTTTCTTGAAAGGAGTTTGCAAGGGACAACTTCTTGTAGTTGTCTCCAAAGATGAAAACAATCAAATATTTTCAATTGCATGGACAGTTGTAGAGGTGGAGAACATATTCAATTGGACTTGGTTTCTAAAGTATTTAACTGAAGATTTGGGCTTAGAAGATG GATGTGTGCTAGGCACATCTTTGCAAATTGGTCAAAAGAGTGGAGAGGATTGGAGAGGAGAAATAGTTTCTGGAGATGTGCAAGAGCTTCTAGTATTGCAGAATTGA